The following proteins are encoded in a genomic region of Brachypodium distachyon strain Bd21 chromosome 1, Brachypodium_distachyon_v3.0, whole genome shotgun sequence:
- the LOC100843243 gene encoding zinc finger CCCH domain-containing protein 40 codes for MAHRLLRDAQADGWERSDFPIICESCLGDNPYVRMLRAEYDKECKICARPFTVFRWRPGRDARYKKTEICQTCCKLKNVCQVCLLDLEYGLPVQVRDTALAINSNDAIPRSDVNREYFAEEHDRKAAAGIDYDSSYGKSRPNDTILKLQRTSPYYKRNRAHVCSFYVRGECTRGAECPYRHEMPETGELSQQNIKDRYYGVNDPVALKLLGKAGEMPSLTPPDDESIRTLYIGGLDNRVTEQDLRDQFYAHGEIESIRMVLQRACAFVTYTTREGAEKAAEELANKLVIKGVRLKLMWGKPQAPRADDDEAGRQGHVSHGGLLPRAVISQQHSSDQPQPPGMEGQQQAAPASYYFNIPAPPATERTMYPSMDPQRMGAVVRSQEGDSGPQHAGQAQPSSSSGQGYPMRPPVAYYHGQYPPYYPPPPPYGGYTQPPRMPYPPQYPPYQPMLAPPAQPQQASSSQQPAPGPAGQQQAAQAPPTQQPAAQN; via the exons TTAAGAGCAGAATATGACAAAGAATGCAAAATATGTGCACGTCCTTTTACTGTCTTCCGTTGGCGACCTGGTCGGGATGCAAGGTACAAGAAGACGGAGATCTGTCAGACATGCTGCAAGTTGAAAAATGTCTGCCAGGTCTGCCTGCTAGACCTTGAATATGGTCTACCAGTTCAGGTTCGGGATACAGCACTTGCGATCAATTCAAATGATGCAATCCCAAGGAGTGATGTCAACCGAGAGTACTTCGCCGAAGAGCATGATCGTAAG GCCGCTGCTGGCATAGACTATGACTCTTCCTATGGAAAGTCCCGTCCAAATGATACAATTCTGAAGCTTCAGAGGACATCACCATATTACAAGAGGAACCGAGCTCATGTTTGCAGTTTCTATGTGCGTGGTGAATGTACAAGAGGCGCTGAATGCCCGTATCGCCATGAGATGCCTGAGACTGGGGAGTTATCCCAGCAGAACATCAAAGATCGTTACTATGg AGTTAATGACCCAGTTGCTCTGAAACTTTTGGGTAAGGCAGGTGAAATGCCATCCCTGACACCACCAGATGATGAGAGTATAAGGACCCTCTACATTGGTGGACTTGATAACCGAGTCACGGAGCAGGATTTGAGGGATCAGTTCTATGCACATGGTGAGATTGAATCCATCAGGATGGTACTCCAACGTGCATGTGCATTTGTAACATACACAACGAGAGAAGGTGCTGAGAAAGCTGCAGAGGAGCTTGCCAACAAGCTAGTCATCAAGGGTGTGCGCCTGAAGCTCATGTGGGGCAAGCCGCAAGCACCAAGGGCAGATGATGATGAGGCTGGGAGGCAAGGTCATGTTTCCCACGGAGGACTGCTCCCGAGGGCTGTTATATCTCAGCAGCATAGCAGCGACCAGCCTCAGCCTCCTGGGATGGAGGGCCAACAGCAAGCGGCACCTGCATCATACTACTTCAACATCCCAGCACCGCCAGCGACGGAGCGGACAATGTACCCTTCGATGGACCCCCAGAGGATGGGTGCTGTAGTCAGGTCACAAGAGGGCGACAGCGGGCCACAGCATGCTGGGCAAGCTCAGCCGTCAAGCAGCTCAGGACAGGGCTACCCTATGCGGCCACCGGTGGCCTACTACCACGGTCAGTATCCTCCATACtacccaccaccaccaccatatGGCGGCTACACGCAGCCACCTCGCATGCCATACCCACCGCAGTATCCGCCATATCAGCCGATGTTGGCGCCACCAGCACAACCACAACAAGCAAGTTCGTCCCAGCAACCAGCGCCAGGACCAGCAgggcagcagcaggcagcTCAAGCCCCTCCTACTCAGCAGCCAGCAGCCCAGAACTGA
- the LOC100843544 gene encoding receptor-like serine/threonine-protein kinase At3g01300 isoform X3 — MPPPKHRAERGECGCWAAVARGLRGACFRPAAASAAERSPAGAAVKGSLVYDAAEMRYLNASNRDLADHFEKKLSDENGVDASIEKKTPPKLLEFTFQELKSATVNFRPDSILGEGGFGYVFKGWIEPNGTAPAKPGTGLTVAVKSLKQDALQGHREWVAEIDFLGQLHHKHLVKLIGYCIEDDQRLLVYEFMARGSLENHLFRRTLPLPWPCRMKIVLGAAKGLAFLHVGPKPVIYRDFKTSNILIDSEYNSKLSDFGLAKAGPQGDKTHVSTRVLGTYGYAAPEYVMTGHLTTKSDVYSFGVVLLEVLTGRRSVDKKRPPGEQNLVAWARPYLSDRRRLYQLVDPRLGLNYSVRGVQKVAQICHHCLSRDSKSRPMMDEVIKHLTPLQDLNDMASASYRPRPSPRGE, encoded by the exons ATGCCTCCTCCCAAGCACCGGGCGGAGCGCGGCGAGTGCGGGTGCTGGGCCGCCGTCGCGCGGGGCCTGCGGGGCGCCTGCTTccgcccggcggcggcgtcggccgcCGAGCGGAGccccgccggagccgcggTCAAGGGCAGCCTCGTCTATGATGCAG CAGAGATGAGATACCTAAATGCTAGCAATCGAGATCTTGCTGACCATTTTGAGAAGAAACTTAGTGATGAAAATGGTGTTGACGCATcaattgaaaagaaaacaccACCCAAGCTACTTGAGTTTACTTTCCAAGAGTTGAAATCTGCCACTGTTAACTTTAGGCCAGACAGTATTCTTGGAGAAGGTGGGTTTGGGTATGTCTTCAAGGGGTGGATTGAGCCGAACGGCACAGCTCCTGCAAAACCGGGCACTGGTCTGACTGTAGCTGTCAAAAGTTTGAAGCAAGATGCCCTTCAAGGTCATAGAGAATGGGTG GCGGAAATTGATTTTCTGGGACAATTGCATCACAAGCACCTAGTTAAGCTGATCGGTTATTGCATCGAGGATGACCAAAGGCTGCTGGTATATGAATTCATGGCACGAGGAAGTCTAGAAAATCATCTATTCAGAA GGACTCTTCCCCTACCTTGGCCCTGCAGGATGAAGATTGTTCTTGGTGCTGCTAAAGGTCTGGCATTTCTACATGTTGGTCCAAAACCAGTTATTTACAGGGATTTTAAGACATCAAATATTCTTATTGATTCG GAATACAATTCAAAACTTTCAGATTTTGGATTAGCAAAAGCAGGTCCTCAAGGAGATAAAACCCATGTCTCTACTCGGGTTCTTGGCACCTATGGCTATGCTGCCCCTGAGTACGTAATGACAG GTCACTTGACTACTAAGAGCGACGTCTATAGCTTCGGGGTCGTGTTACTCGAGGTACTGACTGGCAGAAGATCGGTGGACAAGAAGCGCCCGCCGGGGGAGCAGAACCTGGTAGCGTGGGCGAGGCCGTACCTAAGCGACCGGCGGAGGCTCTACCAGCTCGTAGATCCTCGCCTCGGGTTGAACTATTCCGTTAGAGGAGTGCAGAAGGTTGCCCAGATCTGCCACCACTGCCTCAGCCGCGACAGTAAGTCGCGCCCAATGATGGATGAGGTCATCAAACACCTGACGCCGCTGCAGGACCTGAACGACATGGCCTCCGCGTCTTACAGGCCTCGGCCATCTCCGCGCGGTGAGTAG
- the LOC100843544 gene encoding receptor-like serine/threonine-protein kinase At3g01300 isoform X1 produces MPPPKHRAERGECGCWAAVARGLRGACFRPAAASAAERSPAGAAVKGSLVYDAAEMRYLNASNRDLADHFEKKLSDENGVDASIEKKTPPKLLEFTFQELKSATVNFRPDSILGEGGFGYVFKGWIEPNGTAPAKPGTGLTVAVKSLKQDALQGHREWVAEIDFLGQLHHKHLVKLIGYCIEDDQRLLVYEFMARGSLENHLFRRTLPLPWPCRMKIVLGAAKGLAFLHVGPKPVIYRDFKTSNILIDSEYNSKLSDFGLAKAGPQGDKTHVSTRVLGTYGYAAPEYVMTGHLTTKSDVYSFGVVLLEVLTGRRSVDKKRPPGEQNLVAWARPYLSDRRRLYQLVDPRLGLNYSVRGVQKVAQICHHCLSRDSKSRPMMDEVIKHLTPLQDLNDMASASYRPRPSPRGKARR; encoded by the exons ATGCCTCCTCCCAAGCACCGGGCGGAGCGCGGCGAGTGCGGGTGCTGGGCCGCCGTCGCGCGGGGCCTGCGGGGCGCCTGCTTccgcccggcggcggcgtcggccgcCGAGCGGAGccccgccggagccgcggTCAAGGGCAGCCTCGTCTATGATGCAG CAGAGATGAGATACCTAAATGCTAGCAATCGAGATCTTGCTGACCATTTTGAGAAGAAACTTAGTGATGAAAATGGTGTTGACGCATcaattgaaaagaaaacaccACCCAAGCTACTTGAGTTTACTTTCCAAGAGTTGAAATCTGCCACTGTTAACTTTAGGCCAGACAGTATTCTTGGAGAAGGTGGGTTTGGGTATGTCTTCAAGGGGTGGATTGAGCCGAACGGCACAGCTCCTGCAAAACCGGGCACTGGTCTGACTGTAGCTGTCAAAAGTTTGAAGCAAGATGCCCTTCAAGGTCATAGAGAATGGGTG GCGGAAATTGATTTTCTGGGACAATTGCATCACAAGCACCTAGTTAAGCTGATCGGTTATTGCATCGAGGATGACCAAAGGCTGCTGGTATATGAATTCATGGCACGAGGAAGTCTAGAAAATCATCTATTCAGAA GGACTCTTCCCCTACCTTGGCCCTGCAGGATGAAGATTGTTCTTGGTGCTGCTAAAGGTCTGGCATTTCTACATGTTGGTCCAAAACCAGTTATTTACAGGGATTTTAAGACATCAAATATTCTTATTGATTCG GAATACAATTCAAAACTTTCAGATTTTGGATTAGCAAAAGCAGGTCCTCAAGGAGATAAAACCCATGTCTCTACTCGGGTTCTTGGCACCTATGGCTATGCTGCCCCTGAGTACGTAATGACAG GTCACTTGACTACTAAGAGCGACGTCTATAGCTTCGGGGTCGTGTTACTCGAGGTACTGACTGGCAGAAGATCGGTGGACAAGAAGCGCCCGCCGGGGGAGCAGAACCTGGTAGCGTGGGCGAGGCCGTACCTAAGCGACCGGCGGAGGCTCTACCAGCTCGTAGATCCTCGCCTCGGGTTGAACTATTCCGTTAGAGGAGTGCAGAAGGTTGCCCAGATCTGCCACCACTGCCTCAGCCGCGACAGTAAGTCGCGCCCAATGATGGATGAGGTCATCAAACACCTGACGCCGCTGCAGGACCTGAACGACATGGCCTCCGCGTCTTACAGGCCTCGGCCATCTCCGCGCG GAAAGGCGCGTCGGTGA
- the LOC100843544 gene encoding receptor-like serine/threonine-protein kinase At3g01300 isoform X2 gives MPPPKHRAERGECGCWAAVARGLRGACFRPAAASAAERSPAGAAVKGSLVYDAEMRYLNASNRDLADHFEKKLSDENGVDASIEKKTPPKLLEFTFQELKSATVNFRPDSILGEGGFGYVFKGWIEPNGTAPAKPGTGLTVAVKSLKQDALQGHREWVAEIDFLGQLHHKHLVKLIGYCIEDDQRLLVYEFMARGSLENHLFRRTLPLPWPCRMKIVLGAAKGLAFLHVGPKPVIYRDFKTSNILIDSEYNSKLSDFGLAKAGPQGDKTHVSTRVLGTYGYAAPEYVMTGHLTTKSDVYSFGVVLLEVLTGRRSVDKKRPPGEQNLVAWARPYLSDRRRLYQLVDPRLGLNYSVRGVQKVAQICHHCLSRDSKSRPMMDEVIKHLTPLQDLNDMASASYRPRPSPRGKARR, from the exons ATGCCTCCTCCCAAGCACCGGGCGGAGCGCGGCGAGTGCGGGTGCTGGGCCGCCGTCGCGCGGGGCCTGCGGGGCGCCTGCTTccgcccggcggcggcgtcggccgcCGAGCGGAGccccgccggagccgcggTCAAGGGCAGCCTCGTCTATGATGCAG AGATGAGATACCTAAATGCTAGCAATCGAGATCTTGCTGACCATTTTGAGAAGAAACTTAGTGATGAAAATGGTGTTGACGCATcaattgaaaagaaaacaccACCCAAGCTACTTGAGTTTACTTTCCAAGAGTTGAAATCTGCCACTGTTAACTTTAGGCCAGACAGTATTCTTGGAGAAGGTGGGTTTGGGTATGTCTTCAAGGGGTGGATTGAGCCGAACGGCACAGCTCCTGCAAAACCGGGCACTGGTCTGACTGTAGCTGTCAAAAGTTTGAAGCAAGATGCCCTTCAAGGTCATAGAGAATGGGTG GCGGAAATTGATTTTCTGGGACAATTGCATCACAAGCACCTAGTTAAGCTGATCGGTTATTGCATCGAGGATGACCAAAGGCTGCTGGTATATGAATTCATGGCACGAGGAAGTCTAGAAAATCATCTATTCAGAA GGACTCTTCCCCTACCTTGGCCCTGCAGGATGAAGATTGTTCTTGGTGCTGCTAAAGGTCTGGCATTTCTACATGTTGGTCCAAAACCAGTTATTTACAGGGATTTTAAGACATCAAATATTCTTATTGATTCG GAATACAATTCAAAACTTTCAGATTTTGGATTAGCAAAAGCAGGTCCTCAAGGAGATAAAACCCATGTCTCTACTCGGGTTCTTGGCACCTATGGCTATGCTGCCCCTGAGTACGTAATGACAG GTCACTTGACTACTAAGAGCGACGTCTATAGCTTCGGGGTCGTGTTACTCGAGGTACTGACTGGCAGAAGATCGGTGGACAAGAAGCGCCCGCCGGGGGAGCAGAACCTGGTAGCGTGGGCGAGGCCGTACCTAAGCGACCGGCGGAGGCTCTACCAGCTCGTAGATCCTCGCCTCGGGTTGAACTATTCCGTTAGAGGAGTGCAGAAGGTTGCCCAGATCTGCCACCACTGCCTCAGCCGCGACAGTAAGTCGCGCCCAATGATGGATGAGGTCATCAAACACCTGACGCCGCTGCAGGACCTGAACGACATGGCCTCCGCGTCTTACAGGCCTCGGCCATCTCCGCGCG GAAAGGCGCGTCGGTGA
- the LOC100843854 gene encoding 36.4 kDa proline-rich protein: protein MATGHILLVFTAIVAFFLLPSSSHGWRDTNCPLPSPGHGSGSGGDAGHHHHPPHHGKPPKHHHPGSPDCPPCHTPPPTPPYFPPTPPSFPPTPPYIPPPSPLPPPYSPPYVPPTPLPPPTPPYSPPYTPPYVPPTPPYTPPYVPPPSGGKTCPIDALKLNACVDLLGGLVHAVIGKEARSKCCPLVQGVADLDAALCLCTTIRARLLGINIYLPVALRLLITCGKHPPNGFTCPQPLLD from the coding sequence ATGGCCACCGGCCACATCCTGCTCGTGTTCACCGCCATtgtcgccttcttcctcctcccttcttcttcccacgGCTGGCGCGACACCAACTGCCCGCTGCCATCCCCCGGccacggcagcggcagcggcggtgatGCCGGGCATCATCACCACCCGCCCCACCACGGCAAGCCGCCCAAGCACCACCATCCGGGGAGCCCCGACTGCCCGCCCTGCCACACGCCGCCACCAACTCCTCCCTACTTCCCGCCAACTCCTCCATCCTTCCCGCCAACTCCTCCCTACAttccgccgccatctccccTTCCGCCGCCATACTCGCCGCCCTACGTCCCCCCAACCCCGCTGCCACCGCCAACACCGCCATACTCTCCGCCCTACACGCCGCCATACGTGCCGCCGACTCCGCCCTACACGCCGCCATacgtgccgccgccgtcgggggGGAAGACGTGCCCGATAGACGCGCTGAAGCTGAACGCGTGCGTGGACCTTCTAGGGGGCCTGGTGCACGCGGTGATcgggaaggaggcgaggagcaAGTGCTGCCCGCTGGTGCAGGGGGTGGCGGACCTGGACGCGGCGCTCTGCCTCTGCACAACCATCCGTGCGCGGCTGCTGGGGATCAACATCTACCTCCCCGTCGCGCTCCGCCTGCTCATCACCTGCGGGAAGCACCCGCCCAACGGGTTCACGTGCCCGCAGCCACTCCTCGATTGA